ccatagcacataccctccttgatgtccatcacccagccaccccatccatCCCACTGCCCTccacttcagcaaccctcagtttgtttcccaataTTAAAAGTCTgttatgatttgtctccttctctggtttcatcttatttcatttttccctcccttccactatgaccctctgtctttcttcttaaattccacatatcaatgagagaagatgataattgtctttctctgactgacttattttgcccaGCATATTACCCTCTCATTCCagtcatgtcattgcaaatggcaagatttcattttttgatggctgcataatattccattgtatatatataccacatcttctttatccattcatctgttgttggacatataggttccttccatagtttggctattgtggacattgctgctgtatacattcgggtgcacatgcccctttggatcactacgtttgtatctttagggtaaatacccagtagtgcaatttctgggtcatagggtagctttattttcaactttttgaggaacctccatgctgttttccagagtgttgcaccagcttgtattcccaccaacagtgtaggagagttcccctttctctgcatccttgccagcatctgtcatttttggacttgttaattttagccattctaactggtgtgaggtggtatctcattgtggttttgatttgtatttccctgatgccgagtgatgtggatctgtgcattgattttatatcctgacactttcctgaattcttgtatgagttctagcagttttggggtggagtgttttgggttttcttcaaaaacaatcatatcatctgcaaagagtgagtttgacttcttacttgtcattttggatgccttttgtttctttttgttgtctggttgctgaagCTAGGTCTTCTagtgttatgcctagtagcagtggtgatagtggacagctgTGCCGTGTTCCTTACCTTAGCAGAAAAACtctgttttccccattgagaatgatatttgctgtgggtttttcatagatggctttgatgatattgaggtatgtatcctctatgcctacactgatGAATTTTGATCatggatgctatactttgtcaaatgctttttctgcatctattgagagtatcatatagttcttgttctttcttttattaatgtattatattgcactgattgatttgcaaatgttgatccaaacttgcagctcaggaataaatcccacttggtcatggtaaataatccttttaatgtactgttggatcctattggctggtattttggtgagaatttttgtatccatgtccatcagggatatttgtctataattctcctttttgatggggtctttgattttgggatcaaggtaatgctggcctcatagaaagagtttggaagttttccttccatttctattttttggaacagttttaggagaacaTTCAGGAGTTATTATTCAGAAGAATACAAACATTctctgaatgtttggtagaattccccttggaagctgtcctgccctgggctcttgttgggagattttgatgactgcttcaatttctttactggaaatgggtctgttcaggttttctatttctttctggtttggttttggtagtttgtatgtttctatggatgcatccatttcttccagattggctaatttgttggcatatagttgctcattatatgttcttagaattgtttctatttctttagtgttagttgtgatagctcctctttcattcatgattttattaatttgggccctttctctttttgataagtctggccaggggtttatcaatcttattaattctttcaaaggatcagctcccagtttcattgatgtgttctactgttctttggtttctatttcatttatttctcttctcctgctgggtttaggccttctttgctcttctttctctaggtcctttaggtgtagggttaggttgtgtacttgagaccttgcTTCTTAAGAATGTAttgcttgtattgctatatactttcctctcagatttgcctttgctgtgtcccaaagattttggacagtggtgttttcattattgtttgtttccgtgattatttaaaattcttctttaatttcctggttgacccattcattctttagtaggatgctttttagcctccatgtatttgagttctttccaactttcctctttgattgagttctagctttagagcactgTGGtgtgagaatatgcagggaataatcccagtcttttggtaccagttgagacctgatttgtgacccagggtgtgatctgttctggagaatgttccatgtgcactagagaagaatgcgtattctgttgctttgggatggaatgttctgaacatatatgtgatgtccatctggtccagtgtgtcatttaaagtctttatttccttgttgatctttcacttagatgatctgtccatttcagtgagggtgggggtggtAAAGTtgctactattactgtattattattattatttaaaattttttatttcttttctttttttatttaaattctttattttcagaaaagcagtattcattattattattttaaattatttatttcttttcaacgtaacagtattcattgtttttgcaccacatccagtgctccatgcaatctgtgccctccctaatacccaccacctggttcccccaacctccccaaccccccccccccgccccttcaaaaccctcaggttgtttttcagagtccatagtctctcatggttcacctccccttccagtttccctcaacttccttctcctctccatctccccttgtcctccatgttatttgttatgcttcacaaataagtgaagccatatgataattgactcttattattttttatgtgtttctttgattttgttattaattggtttatataattgggtGCTCCtatgttagaggcatagatacttaaaattgttagatcttcttgttggacagaacctttgagtatgatatagtgtccttcctcatctcttattatagtctttggcttaaaatctaattgatctgatataaggattgccacccaagctttcttttgatgttcactagaatggtaaattgttttccaccccctcactttaaatctggaggtgtctttgggtctaaactgagtttcttgtagacagtatatttatgttttttttttttatccattctgatatgctgtgtcttttaattggggcatttagcccatttacattcaaggtaattattgagagatatgaatttagtgccattgtggtgcctgtaaagtgactcttaatatatattgtctctgttcctttctgatgtactacttttaggctctctctttgcttagaggacccttttcagtatttcctgtaggactggtttggtgtttgcaaaatcttttaatatttctttgtcctggaagctttttctatctccttctattttcaatgaaaacttagctggatatagtaatcttgctgcacatttttctcatttagtgctctgaatatatctttccagtcctttctggtctaccaggtctctgtggataggtctacTGCCAATCTattatttctaccattgtaggttacagatctcttgtcccgagatgctttcaggattttctctttgtctcagatttctaagttttattattagatgacagggtgcggacctatttttattgattttaattggggttctctgtgcctcctggataatgatgcctgtttcctttcccaaaaTTAGGTAATTTCTCCATGATAATTTGCTCCAATAGaacttcttccccctctctctttcttcttctgggatcccagttattctaatattattttgttttatggagtCACTTATCTCTTGAGTTCTCTCTTTGTGATCCAGtagttctttatctctttttttctcagcttcttttttctcaatcatttagtcttctatatcactaattctctcttctgcctcatttatcctaacccCATTTATCCTAGTAaaaacctccattttttaaaaaaaaatttaagtttcttttcagcataacagtattcattgtttagcaacatggacaggactagaagagattatgctgaatgaaaacctccatttttaaaaatttttatttttttttaaatttcttttatgcataacacaattcattgtttatgcaccacacccagtgatccatgcaatatgtgccctggCTCTCCAAcctgccccccccgccccttcaaaaccctcagattgtttttcagagtccatagtctctcatggttcatctctccttccaattaccctcaactcccttttcctcttcatctccctatgtcctccatgttatttgttatgctccacaagtaagtgaaaccatatgataattgactttctctgcttgacttatttcactcagcgtaatctcttccagtcctgtccatgttggtacaaaaggtgggtattcatccttactgatggaggcataatactccatagtgtatatggaccacatcttccttatccatgcatctgttgaagggcatcttggttctttccacagtttggcgaccgtggccattgctgctataaacattggagtacagatggcccttcttttcactacatctgtatctttggggtaaatccccagtagtgcaattgcaggctcatagggaagctctatatttaatttcttaaaaaatctccacacacttttccaaagtagagcctccattttttttttaattgcaactcattaatagcctttttgattttgacttggttagatttcagttcttttttttctccagaaagggattctctagtatattctatttttttgagtccagctagtatctttataatcatcattctgaactctagttctgacattcTACTAATGTCTGTAGtaattaggtccctggcagttggTATTGCCTCGGGTTCTTtcttttgaggtgagtttttccattttgttatttgtccagagaagaatagatgaataagagaacaaaatgctaaaagggaaCAATGACCGcagaaaaatacacactaaacaaaacagaagagtcccaaaactggggggaaagaaagggaaaaaaatatgaatatgatcAAGCCAATGAATAGAACAGTGCCACACTCTAGATTTTGGTTATATTTTGGCCTTTTAGAAGAAagtgcctcccaaaattttaaagaaagaaaaacatacacacacacacacacacacacacatatacacacacacacacaccacacaacataaggttaaatacaacaaagggatagaatataatggtaaaaatgaaaatgaaatagattttaaaagaaattgataagatgGTAGTTgaaaaatgatagaagaaaaattaaaaaataggagaaaaataaagaaatgaagaaaattaaaaattaactctgagggtcacctgtgtggctcagtggttaagcctctgccttcagctcaggtcatgatcccagggtcctgggattaagtcccgcattgggctctctgctcagcagggagcctactccccgccccccacctgcctctctgcctatttgtgatccctctttccgtcaaataaataaataaaatcttaaaaaaaaaattaactctgaaagactaaagaatcatgggaaaaaagcccaTGAATTCTAAGTGCTTTATTACCCTAGCACTGGTGTTTTGCAGTTCTGTTtcatcagtaaacttggtcttagctGAAGGTTCTTGCTGACCTtctcagggaggggcctgttgcagtgattctcaaatgtgttTGCCCAAGGTGGAGTTGTACCACCCttgtcaggggccaggctaagcaatctgcttgggtttgctaggggtagcttttgttccctgaatgccttctgtacagctttggaagatgggaatgaaaatggcggcctctcAGTCTCCCACCTGGAGGATCCGAGAACTCGGTAccctactcctcagtgcaccctcagaggaAAGCAGTCTGTCCTCCTGTTTCCCTGGTCTCCGGCAGTACTCTATGCTCACCCAgactgtgaccgagcatttctatctctggcacacagctccatttggagtctccaaacccagcagattcctgcagcacactCCTACACCACTCCTCCTAGAGGAAGATTGAGGGAGTCTCTTAGATCTGTcacttgtgggatccctgcttgAAGAGTAATGGCCCAACTTTGCCTCGGATCATGGTTTATAGCAACCCCAAGCTGTGAAtccactccttggctccatctttgCAACTGGCTTCCCCTTCTGATACCtggaagctctgccacactcaggcacccccaatctttctgtgcCACCAAgcatcctgagaccacactgtcccagcgaGGGCTCcaacccctgcttagcctctggagtgacatccctcagtggagcagacttctaaaatttctgagtttgtgctccattgttctaCAGCTTGCTATGGTCTGGCCTCTCTCCCTAtggtctttctttccatttatcacctcagattcacatCTCCatacatcctacctttcagaaagtggtcacttttctgctcatagaattgctgctcttttgtactttgatctcctgttgagttcaTAGGTGTGCAGAATGATAATTCTAATACATAATGATAATTTGATAATTATTTAACTGAATTCCTGGGATGACAacatttaggtctcctactccaccatcttgcGCTTCCTGttggtgagtgatttttttttttaaatgtgttgttgGATTAAGTTTGCTAATACTTTATTGAGGATATttacatctatgtttatcagagatattcaaccagttttgttttttgtgtgtgtctttatctggttttggtgtaACAGTTATGGGGCCTCATAGAATGTATTTAGAAGCTCTACTTATTCTTCTATATTTCACAACAGTTTGAGAacaataggtattaactctttaaatgtttactagaattcacttgtgaagctgtctgatcctggacttttgtttgttgggaggtttttttttttttttattcattggtagtaattggtctgttctaATTTTCAATTTCCTCCCGAGTCAGTTTTGGAAAGTCGTAtggttctaggaatttatccatttcttctaggttgtccaatttgttggcatataatttttttttgtaataatctCTTAtcatcttttgtatttctgtggtgtcaatcattatttcttcttgttcctttctaattttatttatttcagtcctATCTTTTTGATGGATCTGGCTAAAGATCTCTAAATTTTATTGGCCTTTTCAAAGAACTTGCTTCAGTTTTTATcaatctgttctattgtttttttagtctctatatcaattatttctgctccaatatttattatttccttccttctgctggccttgggctttgttcttctttttccaactcctttaggtgtaaggttatgtTGCTTATTTGGTACCCTTCTTGTTGTATTGCCTGCATTGCTAAATCTCTTTCCTTAGATGAGTTTTTgcctgcatcccaaagattttggaccattgttttcatttccatttgtctccatgaattttcttatttcctttttgatttcttggtttacccattcattgtttaggaGCATGATAttcagcctccatgtatttgtgttcttttcttatattttcctatgattgaattctagtttcataccattgtggttggaaaagatgcatgaaaTGATTTaagtctttttgaatttattgagacttttttGTGGCCCAACACCTGAGTTATTTTGGAGAATgccccatgtgcacttgaaaaaaatgtattctattgTTTTGGGATAgtatgttctgtatatatctcttATGTCCATCttgtctaatgtgtcattcaaaggcattgtttccttattgattttctttttttgtagctCAGTAAATTTTTAATCACCATCTAGTTCAAAGTATAGATCATGTCCAGCATCCCAGAATGTTCCCTTCTGCATTCTTCCCCACCCCGCAAAAGATAACCATTATTTTCTATCACCACGGATGACATTTGCCTGAGTTTGAACTTTTATATGAAGGGAATCATgtgtccttattgattttctgcctagatgatctatccattgatgtaagtggagtaTTAATAATACTCTAATAATAGAAGATTTTATCATtagtttctccttttatttttcttcatatttgctttatgtatttaagtgTCTTAATGTtgggggtatatatatatatatatatatatatatatatatatttacagttgttatatcCTGTTGTTGGATTAATCCTTCTATGTAATCCCCTTCTTCGTCTCTTgttaagtctttgttttaaagtctgttttgtgtgatataattattcctatttttttctttcttccatttccaaggtaaatgtttttccattccttcattttctgtcTGTATGTGTCTTTGGACTCTTATAAACAGCACATAgattgggccttttttttttttatcctttctgccACCCTgcgtcttttgattggagcatttagaccatttacatataaagtaattattgctattattactaATTATATTATTAGTACTAATATAGtactaatatactatataattatataatatagtatattataatataatatagtactATATAATATAGTACTAATATACTAATCATATTATGATAATACTAATTATTATAATGtactaatatattaatatattagtatactaatatactatataactatataatatagtactaatatatataatatagtatatattataatataatatagtactATATAATATAGTACTAATATACTAATTATAATATACTAATtatattattactaattattgctaattatataaagtaattattaccattttatactACAAGAAGACAATAttaaaatgaggggcgcctgggtggctcagtgggttaaagcctctgccttcggctcaggtcatgatcccagggtcctgggatagagccccgcatcgggctctctgctccgtggagagcctgcttcctcctgtctctctgcctgtctctctcctgcctctctgccgcctctctgcctacttgtcatctctatcaaataaataaataaaatcttaaaaaaacaaggcatatttatttatattgtacctgcatagaaaattaaaaaattttagaatagcAACTATGACATAGTCTGTATAATGTAATCATTTTAAAGACATCAAAACCATTATAAGTAtgtgcatttgcttttttttttttttatttttttttttaaattttttatttttataaacatatatttttatccccaggggtacaggtctgtgaatcaccaggtttacacacttcgctttttaaaaatagataagttccttaaatgttaaaaaatgtaaataatcagTTAATGGTTTTGtgactaaaatatatttaatactagTGAGGACTGATTTAAGAACTAACTCACTCATCCAATTCTAAAAACTCTTCTTTTCTGGGGTGCCTGTCTTGGGTgcatccaagtcttggttttggctcaggtaatgatcttagtgttgtgagatggagccctactgAGCATAGAGTCTACTTGTGACTTTTTCTCCATTTGTCCCTCCcaccatgctttctttctctctaaaaaacaacaaaacaaacaacaacaataacaacaaaacaaacccccaaactcttcctttctttacACACTTACTGAAGTCTGTCAATTATCCTGTAACATGCTGGGAATGAAAAGATAAGATCCTCTCCTCATCCTCAAAGGGCTTCCACTctggaggaagagacagacacaTAATAGACTCACCTCAAAAAATGTAAGTACaatgatgaaatttattttattttttagtgtattttagaTGCATTATGAAGGACACATAGCAGAGCCTGAAGATGTTTGGAAGGCTTTCTAGTGGAAGTGTTGTCTGAATCAAATCTTAACCAAAGAATAGGTGTTTGACAAGTATAGCTACATAGTCAACCTCTAATACATTGCAGTAGTAAGGTACGTGTGAGctattttatacaaaatactttttgttccttctttAGGTAATGAGTTCAGTTGAATAACTAAAATATTAGTGCTGAATTAAGACAAAACTGTAGTAGATAGTTCAAACTTGTCCTTAGTAGCCTCCCAAGtaaattttatgattcttttcCCACCTTTTTTCAATCCCTCTACTTACCTTGAAGTATAGTCCTATCCAATTGCACAATAACACTTTCAGAGAGATATCTTTTGGTCTTCAGGTGACGGTTTTCTTTTTAGgctatagcattttaaaaaatattttttactttatttaattgcTTGTTTTAGACTTGGTAGGGTATAAATacaaaggaattttaatttttctcaccacttctacttcaaatattttctgatgTTCAATTTTCTCCATCTGTGGATAATACCTTGGGCCAATGTGGTAGTTTTCTGATTATCTTTAGCATTAATATAGGGTCTTCTTTATCCAGATCTGGAGGGTCTAaagccaaaattttaatttttttaaatccaaattaaaactTATTCCTCAAGACTGGGTCTGACTCAGGCTTGATGtacttcttttcctctgcctttttacTCCTCTTCTCCCACATGACTACTCTGCCTTTGTTTACTCTAGGTTCCAGGTAGGAGAAAAGTAAAGGTGAAAAGTTTTTCCTTGACTGATATTGTTGCcctattatttgacagaaatttgtatgttgatttttctctcatggagtgctttttttggtggtggtgtggggTGCTCTCTAAACTGTAGTTCTATGGTATAGGTAATGCTTCATTGATTGACTACTTAGGACTTCTTTCATCCCTGGATTCTGGTGATGTATACCATATAGACTCACTTTTGGGGTTGTTTTATTCTCCAAGTAGTGCTTTTGGGTGAAATCCCTTTCAAGATGGTCTAAGATTGTTACTTTCTATAAGCCCTAACTAGGCTAAAGGTGAGTATTCTATATTTGCTCTGTTACAGGTGGGAATTCAGTTTGCTTCTGCTATGGCCCATTTTCTTTGTGGTAATTACATACTAACAACTcaccaaatatatttttcctcatGGATTATTACCAAACTTCCAGTCTCCCCTTGTATACAGTTGATGAGGGTAATGAGTAAGAACTGTGAAACCGAAGTTATCAATAGTGAACCAATATTGTACCAATATTGATGTGTGGGGTGTCTGCCAAAATCCAATAAAAGGTGAAAGATTTGTATGATCTGGAGGGAAACCAGAATATTCTGCCAAAAATCCAGGACAAAAGGCATTTTATGTGTTATGTGTCTTTTTGGCAAAACATTAGACAGCCATATAAGTAAATTACCAACATTATTAATATCTTTTAACAAAGTTGTATGGACAGAAATTGCATACTGAAAAAGTCTAAACTTTCctggaaataaatattaagatttttaagagctatttttttctctgtaagggGAGGAAATCTCTTTCCATGGAAACACATTTGTGAAACTATAAGTGCatcaaaatacagtaaaaaacaTAATGAATTTTGCCTTGCAACACAGGACCATCATGGTTATGAATGCAGCCAAGTCCATTTGGGTTGAAAGAAGAGGATTACTGTTTGACTTTCAGAAAATGAATCACTGTTTTTGACAAAACCTTTTCACAAAGGTTGGATTATTTTCATTCCACAAATGACCTGACGGAGGGCAAATTTCATGTCCTTGTTGCGTAGGCTATAGATGATGGGGTTTAAGACTGGTGTCACTACAGAGTATATCAGTGTGATGATCTTATGCATAGCAACTGAGtcgccagatgtgggactcacaTACATCACCATTATGGTTCCATAGAACAAAGACACTACAACTAAATGGGATACGCAGGTAGAGAAGGCTTTTTGCCGCCCAGCTGAAGAAGGAACCTTAAGGACAGCTCTGAGCACCAGGGCATAGGACCCAAGAATGTACCAAATGGTGGTAATGATGATAAGAGAGCTCACAGAATGGAATACATGCTCTATGATGGGTGCAGGGGCACAGGACAATGCCATCAGTGGGTCCACATCACACAGAAAGTGATCAATAATGTTGGGACCACAAAAGGGTAgttgagaaatgaagaaaatagtaaTTGCATGTCCAAGGAAACCAATGAGCCAACAAAGAGACACCAGAGTGACACAGAGCTGCCCAGTCATAATGGAGGGATAGTGCAATGGATGGCAGATGGCCAGGTACCGATCATAGGCCATGACACAGAGGAAGACGCACTCAGTTGTGCCCAGTGAAAAGAAGAAGTAGAATTGAGTGAAACAACCAGAGAATGATATGGTCTTggttttggaaagaaaattgaCCAACATGTTGGGGACTGTGCAAGTCACATACCAGATTTCTAGGAAGGAGAAGTTGGCCAGGAGCACATACATAGGGGTATGGAGCCGATGGTCCCATCTCACTGCACAAATGATGGCTGTATTCCCAGTTAGAGTCAAGATATAGATTAACAAAATCATTGAGAAAAGGGTGATCTGTATGTTCCAGGGACCAGGAAAGCCCAACAAGATAAACTCTGTCACAGTAGATATCCCTGACTTATTCATGGTCTCCAGACTGTGGAGAGAAGACAGATAGATAGTGGTAAGTCACTTTGCTACTGAAACCTTTGAAACTTTTCTTAGGACAGGCAATTTGAATGATCAGACAAATGtattaaaaatcctaaaacaagTCTTGAATAAATCCTGCTCTGTTCTGAGTGAGCTATTTCGTCCTGATTCTTTGTAAATGTACAATTCTAGGCTGCTTGAACTATTTGTCAGTGGGCACAATCAGttaaatttcacatttcttttggtAGAAAGAAATACTTGAGTTAGAGGCAAAAAgggtttgttttatatttaattttttttcatattgttcaTAAAGTTGTTCATATATAACAGTGCAGTTCACTTCAAAATGTGAGTACACATAtgctatcatttaaaaataggtGTGTATTTGACACATTCTATAGATTTGAATGGTTTAAACTTTCACATTATTACAGTTTCTCTCCCTGTCAACCTCCCCCACGATTTTCTTGAGCTGTTtccattacatttattttctctcacctTTTCATGATGCtggaagaaaatcaacaaagatatCCAGATAGTAAACTCTTACTACTATTTCTTAAAGATGTTTACATTGCACTAAAGCTCATTTACAATTTTGTATTTAATCCTTTGTTTTTAGCCATGTAAAGTCACTATAATTCACCTAATGATTAATTTCACACGATAATTTATCATGTTTCATGTccatttaaaatatctcattaaaaatcaatataacatTGACAGCATattggggaagaaaatgaaaatcaccaGGAGATTGTCTTCTAAAGTTCTTCTCATTGCTGTCACAAATCTTTCTTCAAGTTCACTGTTTGGAAGATTTTACTTTAGGTTACAATACTCCCAATTCTGATAGAAAACAAGACTTGCCCTTATTCCCTTTATAACATCATCAccaaagatgtcttttttttttttcaaagatgtctTTTTAAGAATCAA
This Mustela nigripes isolate SB6536 chromosome 13, MUSNIG.SB6536, whole genome shotgun sequence DNA region includes the following protein-coding sequences:
- the LOC131998611 gene encoding olfactory receptor 11H7, with the protein product MNKSGISTVTEFILLGFPGPWNIQITLFSMILLIYILTLTGNTAIICAVRWDHRLHTPMYVLLANFSFLEIWYVTCTVPNMLVNFLSKTKTISFSGCFTQFYFFFSLGTTECVFLCVMAYDRYLAICHPLHYPSIMTGQLCVTLVSLCWLIGFLGHAITIFFISQLPFCGPNIIDHFLCDVDPLMALSCAPAPIIEHVFHSVSSLIIITTIWYILGSYALVLRAVLKVPSSAGRQKAFSTCVSHLVVVSLFYGTIMVMYVSPTSGDSVAMHKIITLIYSVVTPVLNPIIYSLRNKDMKFALRQVICGMKIIQPL